The following coding sequences are from one Planctomycetota bacterium window:
- a CDS encoding WXG100 family type VII secretion target: MSQAVVDPQELRRFANNLKQFSAELQNQMSLLRSQLMTLGQTWRDQEHEKFVAEFDQTTVAIGRFQEAAGQHVPFLLRKAERIEEYLHQR, encoded by the coding sequence ATGTCACAAGCAGTCGTCGATCCCCAGGAATTGCGGCGCTTCGCCAACAATCTGAAGCAATTCAGCGCCGAGTTGCAAAACCAGATGTCGTTGCTTCGTTCGCAACTGATGACGCTGGGGCAGACTTGGCGCGACCAGGAACATGAAAAGTTCGTGGCCGAGTTCGACCAGACAACCGTCGCTATCGGTCGGTTCCAGGAAGCGGCTGGGCAGCATGTGCCGTTTCTGTTGCGCAAGGCGGAACGGATTGAAGAGTATCTGCATCAACGGTAA
- a CDS encoding serine/threonine protein kinase, with amino-acid sequence MEREPLDQTSVHLPGAQELVERFHRLRDLGQAVPIESYIAQFPHAADELRRRLIDATEAHTSDPIHFDATEAHSVPASRAVVAPVNARLERLGDFQIVREIGRGGMGVVYEAEQGSLGRRVALKVLLASTLLDPRQLSRFQREARAAARLHHTNIVPVFGVGDDQGIHYYVMQFIIGRGIDGLLTELRWLSQQRQTPGALTSRAAKAPAQAAPADSTVTDWAQILLSGHQKLSDLTGGDDSWKSLAAPAPSASPATPQLYEAHELNAARPYWNSVARIGYQVADALAYAHSQGVLHRDIKPANLLLDTDGTVWITDFGLAKATDTDNLTQTGDIVGTLRYMAPESFRGQNDARTDIYALGLTLYELIALRPAFDANDRQSLIRQVTQAELPPLRKICPTAPLDLETIVLKALEREPGHRYQSAADMANDLQHFLHDEPITARRASIPQRLARWYRHNPVVARLTILLIVVFLAGFAGVTWKWRESNVLRDEALEQRNEAIEAREDAKLAEGDAKRNAAVSDAFNHFLVREIIEAAAPEKAQGRKVTVEEVLRKVTPRIDAALRDEPEVQAAVHTTVGTTLHRMGDYADAEPHLRRALQIYESILTPDSQDTLAAVNNLAELLKTQGKLAEAEPLYRRSYEARLRNLGEKDPLTLGAQMNLAQLLLARGESAEAEPLFKRAYELYGQTLGEDEPETLLAASSLACAWQAEGKLAEAEPLMTTATKKLATKLGSDAPYTLNAQHNLAVLLKEMGRREDAEKLYSKVLAARTKVLGPEHPDTLVTMNQLAILLQDQGRLREAKPLIEQTLAASQQVFGSDHQQTLVARHNLARLLQAEGKATEAEPLVRANVEACKRTLGPEHPNTLQALANLAMVLQAEGKFDEAEKLLRDVLDAQRRVLGPEHMLTLVTMNNLAVTLQALGKLGEAEPLVRQNYEICRRVLGAEHPDTLLAMSGLGQLFMSEDKWREAEPMIRESYDLHRKVLGPKHPETLNAADDLLSVLMAKAELAEAETLVRSLLETRRQTLGADHPETMRTLDTLVVVLSNEGKQDEVESLLRKALDERTKQLGPLHAETLWAQRNLAAASLREQKWDEGEKLLRSLIEARRAGSAADPAELVETLTMLGEALLNRNRVSEAEPLLREAVEQGNKHLHEGNVHTAEAENTWGACLTKQGKYAEAEPLLIESFAILNLRYGLGSPTRQALQRIVTLYEAWNKPAEATEWRAKLAPTKPVDKASAAKAEPAAKSEPASSKP; translated from the coding sequence ATGGAACGAGAACCACTCGATCAAACATCGGTCCACCTGCCCGGCGCCCAGGAACTGGTCGAGCGGTTCCACCGGCTGCGCGACCTGGGGCAAGCGGTGCCAATCGAGTCGTACATCGCTCAGTTTCCCCACGCCGCCGACGAACTGCGCCGCCGTCTGATCGACGCCACCGAAGCCCACACGTCCGATCCGATCCATTTCGACGCGACCGAGGCCCATTCGGTTCCCGCGTCTCGGGCTGTCGTAGCGCCGGTCAACGCTCGATTGGAGCGACTGGGCGATTTCCAGATCGTGCGCGAGATCGGTCGCGGCGGCATGGGCGTGGTCTACGAAGCCGAGCAGGGCTCGCTGGGACGGCGCGTGGCGTTGAAAGTTCTGCTGGCCAGCACGTTGCTCGATCCTCGGCAATTATCCCGGTTTCAACGTGAAGCTCGGGCGGCAGCCCGTCTGCACCACACGAACATCGTGCCAGTGTTCGGCGTTGGCGACGACCAGGGGATTCACTATTACGTGATGCAGTTCATCATCGGCCGCGGCATCGATGGGCTGTTGACCGAATTGCGCTGGCTGAGCCAGCAGCGGCAGACTCCCGGCGCGCTGACATCGCGCGCCGCCAAGGCCCCGGCCCAGGCGGCGCCGGCCGATTCGACCGTGACCGACTGGGCGCAGATTCTGCTGTCGGGACATCAAAAGCTCAGCGACCTGACCGGCGGTGACGACTCTTGGAAGTCATTAGCTGCCCCGGCCCCCAGCGCTTCGCCAGCGACACCGCAGCTTTACGAAGCCCATGAACTGAATGCCGCGCGACCTTATTGGAACAGCGTGGCCCGGATTGGTTACCAGGTGGCCGACGCGCTGGCCTACGCCCACAGCCAAGGAGTGCTGCACCGCGACATCAAGCCGGCCAACTTGTTGCTCGACACCGACGGCACGGTCTGGATCACCGACTTTGGACTGGCCAAGGCAACCGACACCGACAACCTGACCCAAACCGGCGATATTGTCGGCACGTTGCGGTACATGGCCCCGGAATCGTTCCGGGGACAGAACGACGCGCGAACCGACATCTATGCCCTGGGGCTGACGCTGTACGAATTGATCGCTCTGCGACCGGCGTTCGACGCCAACGATCGGCAGAGCCTGATTCGACAGGTGACCCAAGCCGAGCTGCCGCCGCTGCGCAAGATTTGCCCGACGGCGCCGCTCGATCTCGAAACGATCGTGCTCAAGGCGCTGGAACGCGAGCCGGGGCACCGCTACCAGTCGGCGGCCGACATGGCCAACGACCTGCAACACTTTTTGCACGACGAACCGATCACCGCGCGACGCGCGTCGATCCCGCAGCGCCTGGCCCGCTGGTATCGGCACAACCCGGTGGTGGCGCGGTTGACTATCCTGTTGATCGTGGTGTTTCTGGCCGGCTTTGCTGGCGTGACGTGGAAGTGGCGTGAATCGAACGTATTGCGCGACGAAGCGCTCGAACAGCGCAACGAAGCCATCGAAGCTCGCGAAGATGCCAAGCTGGCCGAAGGTGACGCCAAGCGCAACGCCGCGGTCTCGGATGCGTTCAATCACTTTCTGGTTCGCGAGATCATCGAGGCGGCGGCCCCCGAAAAGGCCCAAGGACGCAAAGTGACGGTCGAGGAAGTGCTGCGCAAGGTGACGCCGCGTATCGATGCCGCGTTGCGCGACGAGCCCGAGGTCCAGGCGGCCGTCCACACGACGGTCGGCACGACGTTGCATCGGATGGGAGATTATGCCGATGCCGAACCCCACCTGCGCCGCGCGCTGCAGATTTACGAGTCGATTCTCACGCCGGACAGTCAGGACACGTTGGCGGCGGTCAACAATTTGGCCGAGTTGTTGAAGACCCAGGGGAAACTGGCCGAAGCCGAGCCGCTGTATCGCCGCTCGTACGAAGCTCGACTTAGAAACTTGGGCGAGAAGGATCCGCTGACGCTTGGCGCGCAGATGAACCTGGCCCAATTGCTGCTGGCTCGTGGCGAATCGGCCGAGGCCGAACCGCTGTTCAAGCGTGCCTACGAGTTGTACGGACAGACTTTGGGCGAGGATGAACCCGAGACATTGTTGGCGGCGTCGAGCTTGGCGTGTGCCTGGCAGGCCGAAGGCAAGTTGGCCGAGGCCGAGCCCTTGATGACGACGGCCACCAAAAAGTTGGCCACCAAGCTCGGCAGCGACGCGCCCTATACGCTCAATGCTCAACACAATCTGGCGGTGTTGCTCAAGGAAATGGGGCGGCGCGAGGACGCCGAAAAGCTCTACAGCAAAGTCCTGGCGGCACGCACCAAAGTGCTGGGGCCCGAGCATCCCGACACGTTGGTGACGATGAATCAACTGGCGATTCTGTTGCAGGACCAGGGGCGGCTGCGCGAGGCCAAGCCGTTGATCGAACAGACCTTGGCCGCCAGCCAGCAAGTGTTTGGCTCCGACCATCAGCAAACTCTCGTTGCCCGGCACAACCTAGCTCGACTATTGCAGGCCGAGGGCAAGGCCACCGAGGCCGAGCCGCTAGTCCGCGCCAATGTCGAAGCCTGCAAGCGAACCTTGGGCCCCGAACATCCTAACACGCTCCAGGCGCTGGCCAACCTGGCGATGGTGCTGCAAGCCGAAGGAAAGTTCGACGAGGCCGAAAAACTACTGCGCGACGTACTCGACGCCCAGCGTCGCGTGCTTGGCCCGGAACATATGTTGACCCTCGTGACAATGAACAACCTGGCCGTCACGCTGCAAGCGCTCGGCAAGTTGGGCGAGGCCGAACCGTTGGTGCGCCAAAATTACGAGATTTGCCGTCGCGTGCTCGGGGCCGAACATCCGGACACGCTGTTGGCGATGAGTGGGCTGGGGCAGTTGTTCATGTCCGAGGACAAGTGGCGCGAGGCCGAGCCAATGATCCGCGAGAGTTATGATCTGCATCGCAAAGTGCTTGGCCCGAAACATCCCGAGACGTTGAATGCCGCGGACGATTTGCTTTCGGTCCTGATGGCCAAGGCGGAACTAGCCGAGGCCGAGACGTTGGTGCGGTCGCTGCTCGAGACACGTCGTCAGACCTTGGGGGCCGATCATCCCGAGACCATGCGCACGCTCGACACCTTGGTGGTGGTGCTGTCCAACGAAGGCAAGCAAGACGAGGTCGAGTCGCTGTTGCGCAAGGCGCTCGACGAACGGACGAAACAACTCGGCCCGCTGCACGCCGAAACCCTCTGGGCACAACGAAACCTGGCCGCGGCCTCGCTCCGTGAGCAGAAATGGGACGAAGGAGAAAAGCTGCTCCGCTCGTTGATCGAAGCGCGGCGCGCCGGTTCGGCCGCCGACCCGGCCGAACTGGTCGAGACGTTGACGATGTTGGGCGAGGCGCTGCTGAATCGTAATCGGGTGTCCGAGGCGGAGCCTTTGCTGCGCGAGGCGGTCGAGCAAGGGAACAAACACTTACACGAAGGGAATGTTCACACGGCCGAGGCCGAGAACACTTGGGGGGCCTGTCTGACCAAGCAAGGGAAATACGCCGAGGCCGAGCCTTTGTTGATCGAAAGCTTCGCTATCCTGAACCTGCGCTACGGGCTGGGATCGCCGACGCGGCAGGCCTTGCAACGGATCGTCACGTTGTACGAAGCCTGGAACAAACCGGCCGAGGCCACTGAATGGCGAGCCAAGCTCGCGCCGACCAAGCCCGTGGACAAAGCATCGGCGGCGAAGGCTGAGCCCGCCGCCAAGTCAGAACCCGCCAGCAGCAAGCCATGA
- the polX gene encoding DNA polymerase/3'-5' exonuclease PolX, with translation MRRESQRILPRRISTIDVGARCVTNSEIADAFDELASLLEFTGANPFRVRAYRNAARTLRDLTEQISSVANDPERKLTDIEGIGDDLAAKIQGLLTTGELPLLTEMRSKVPASAMALLRIPGVGPKKAASLVKELNISTLDELREACQQHRVQHLKGFGKKTEELILLGLELAGEANKRWYWIEADGFVRELKHHLQGAPGLERLEAAGSYRRGKETVGDVDLLAIANEPNAVMDRLAGFPSVADIIGRGDTKLSLRLKSGLQVDLRVVPAESFGAALLYFTGSRDHNIELRARAKGLGLKINEYGVFRGEKSIAGQSEEQIYAALDLPLFPPELREARREFEWAAEGKLPKLIVVDDLLGDLHMHTTATDGQATLEEMVDAAEARGLKYIAITDHSKRVTMAHGLDAERLRAEWRAIDKLNKSRRKIQVLKGVEVDILEKGGLDLDDDVLSEADWVVASVHYGQNQPREQITARIVDALKTPHVSAIAHPTGRIISRRKPYELDFDAVLQAASDYGKLLELNSNPARLDLDDIHCAMAKEHGIPIVISTDAHDTESLALVRCGVMQARRAGLAKADVANTRPWEQIQKLIGRN, from the coding sequence ATGCGACGCGAGAGCCAAAGAATACTTCCCAGGCGCATTTCAACCATTGACGTGGGAGCCAGGTGCGTGACGAACTCTGAAATTGCCGACGCTTTCGACGAACTGGCCAGTTTGCTCGAGTTTACGGGGGCGAATCCGTTTCGCGTCCGGGCCTATCGTAATGCCGCGCGGACATTGCGCGACTTGACTGAGCAAATCAGCAGCGTGGCCAACGACCCCGAGCGGAAGTTGACCGACATCGAGGGAATTGGCGACGATCTGGCCGCCAAGATTCAGGGACTGTTGACGACCGGCGAGTTGCCGCTGTTGACCGAGATGCGGAGCAAGGTGCCCGCCTCGGCAATGGCCTTGTTGCGCATTCCTGGCGTGGGGCCGAAGAAGGCGGCTTCGCTGGTGAAGGAACTGAACATCAGCACGCTCGACGAGTTGCGTGAAGCGTGTCAGCAACACCGCGTGCAACACCTGAAAGGTTTTGGCAAGAAAACCGAGGAACTGATCCTGCTGGGGCTTGAACTGGCCGGCGAAGCGAACAAACGCTGGTACTGGATCGAAGCGGACGGCTTCGTGCGCGAGCTGAAGCACCATCTCCAGGGGGCGCCTGGGCTCGAACGCCTGGAAGCCGCTGGCAGTTACCGCCGCGGCAAGGAGACGGTCGGCGATGTCGACCTGCTGGCGATTGCCAACGAGCCCAATGCCGTGATGGACCGGCTGGCTGGCTTTCCCAGCGTGGCCGACATCATCGGCCGCGGCGACACCAAGCTCTCGCTCCGCTTGAAGTCGGGATTGCAGGTCGATCTGCGCGTGGTGCCCGCCGAAAGTTTCGGCGCGGCGCTGCTCTATTTCACCGGTTCCAGGGATCACAACATCGAGCTTCGCGCCCGCGCCAAGGGGCTCGGCCTGAAAATCAATGAATACGGCGTGTTTCGCGGCGAGAAAAGTATTGCCGGGCAAAGCGAGGAACAGATTTACGCGGCGCTCGACTTGCCGTTGTTTCCGCCCGAGCTGCGCGAAGCGCGGCGCGAGTTCGAATGGGCCGCCGAGGGGAAGCTTCCCAAGTTGATTGTAGTTGACGATCTGCTCGGCGATTTGCACATGCACACCACGGCCACCGATGGGCAGGCCACGCTCGAAGAAATGGTCGACGCCGCCGAAGCTCGCGGACTGAAGTACATTGCCATCACCGATCACTCGAAGCGGGTCACGATGGCCCACGGGCTCGACGCCGAGCGGCTGCGCGCCGAGTGGCGCGCGATCGACAAGCTGAACAAGAGCCGTCGCAAGATTCAGGTGTTGAAGGGAGTCGAGGTCGACATTCTTGAGAAGGGAGGGCTCGACCTGGACGATGACGTGTTGTCCGAGGCCGATTGGGTGGTGGCCAGTGTCCACTACGGCCAGAATCAACCCCGCGAGCAGATCACCGCGAGAATTGTCGATGCCCTGAAAACCCCTCATGTTTCAGCCATCGCGCACCCCACGGGGCGGATCATCAGTCGGCGCAAGCCATACGAGTTGGACTTCGACGCGGTGCTGCAGGCGGCGTCGGATTACGGCAAGCTGCTGGAATTGAATTCCAACCCAGCGCGGCTTGACCTGGATGACATCCATTGTGCCATGGCCAAGGAGCATGGCATTCCGATCGTGATCTCGACCGACGCTCACGACACCGAAAGCCTGGCGCTGGTCCGCTGTGGCGTCATGCAAGCGAGGCGCGCCGGCCTTGCCAAAGCCGACGTGGCCAACACGCGTCCCTGGGAGCAAATACAAAAGTTGATCGGGCGCAATTAA
- a CDS encoding aminotransferase class V-fold PLP-dependent enzyme produces MPNDTTIYLDNHATTRVDPRVLAAMLPYFSEEYGNAGSTHRYGHVAKDAVDAARQAIAASIGAQPREIVFTSGATESNNLALRGVCERQPLRGNHLLSVVTEHRAILDPLSRLTSRGFDVTLLPVLQAYDRLAGRLEVDRFRDALTDKTVLVSVMLANNEIGVLQPIAELAALCRERGILLHCDATQAVGKIAVDVRALGVDLMSFTAHKIYGPKGIGALYVRRSAPPVRLLPQITGGGHEAGFRSGTLNVPGIVGLAAALELCRVEQATEATRLGALRDRLFAGLEAALGGITLNGPALEPALRLPGNLNVGFAGVDGEALMMAMKRLAVSSGAACTSINPEPSHVLRSLGLGDDLARASLRFGIGRFNTADEIETAIELVTEAVQRLRQLASSADVSCAKRS; encoded by the coding sequence ATGCCCAACGACACGACGATCTATCTCGACAATCACGCTACAACTCGCGTCGACCCGCGGGTGCTGGCGGCGATGCTCCCCTATTTCAGCGAGGAGTATGGCAACGCCGGCTCGACGCACCGATATGGACACGTGGCCAAGGACGCCGTTGACGCGGCCCGGCAAGCCATCGCCGCGTCGATCGGCGCGCAGCCCCGCGAAATTGTCTTTACCAGTGGCGCTACCGAGAGCAATAACCTGGCGCTGCGCGGCGTGTGCGAACGGCAACCGCTGCGCGGCAATCACCTGCTGAGCGTCGTCACCGAGCATCGCGCCATTCTCGATCCGCTGAGCCGGCTGACCAGCCGCGGCTTCGACGTCACGCTGCTGCCAGTGTTGCAAGCCTACGACCGCCTGGCGGGACGCTTGGAAGTCGATCGGTTTCGCGACGCGCTGACCGACAAGACGGTGCTCGTCTCGGTTATGTTGGCGAACAACGAGATCGGCGTGCTGCAACCGATTGCCGAGTTGGCCGCCTTGTGTCGCGAGCGGGGCATTCTGCTCCATTGCGACGCCACGCAAGCCGTCGGCAAAATCGCGGTTGACGTGCGTGCGCTGGGCGTCGATCTGATGAGCTTTACGGCGCACAAGATTTACGGGCCGAAGGGAATCGGCGCGTTGTACGTGCGGCGCAGCGCGCCGCCGGTTCGCTTGTTGCCCCAGATCACCGGTGGAGGTCACGAAGCCGGCTTTCGCAGCGGGACGTTGAACGTGCCGGGCATTGTCGGCCTGGCCGCGGCGCTCGAGCTGTGCCGAGTCGAGCAGGCAACGGAAGCCACGCGGCTCGGCGCACTGCGCGATCGCTTGTTCGCCGGCCTCGAAGCTGCGCTCGGCGGCATTACATTGAATGGCCCCGCCTTGGAACCCGCGCTGCGGTTGCCGGGAAACCTGAATGTCGGCTTTGCCGGGGTCGACGGCGAAGCGCTGATGATGGCCATGAAACGTCTGGCGGTCAGTTCCGGCGCTGCTTGCACCTCGATCAATCCCGAGCCGAGTCATGTCCTACGATCCCTCGGCTTGGGGGATGACCTGGCGCGTGCTAGCTTGCGATTCGGCATCGGCCGATTCAACACCGCCGACGAGATCGAAACAGCCATCGAGTTGGTAACCGAAGCGGTACAACGGCTTCGGCAACTTGCTAGCAGTGCCGACGTCTCGTGCGCTAAACGCTCGTAA